One Aerococcus urinaeequi DNA segment encodes these proteins:
- the trpS gene encoding tryptophan--tRNA ligase, which translates to MTKRIFSGVQPSGTPTIGNYVGAMKQFIELQNNFEAYYCVVNQHAITVAQDPEELRKNTRSLAALYIALGIDPEKATIFIQSQVPAHAQAAWIVQCNTALGELERMTQFKDKSAKQASVSAGLLTYPPLMVADIILYQTDLVPVGDDQKQHLELTRNFVERFNNRYTGKKESPILTMPEFYAPKEGGRIMSLQEPTKKMSKSDENKKSFVSLLDDPKTITKKIKSAMTDSSGEISYDKENKAGVSNLLTIYSSFANRPIDDIVAEYQGAGYGKFKQDLADVVISILEPMQERHAKLMASSELDDILADGAKKANEVANETLASMEKAIGFR; encoded by the coding sequence ATGACAAAACGTATTTTTTCTGGTGTACAACCAAGCGGAACGCCAACAATCGGTAATTATGTTGGTGCTATGAAGCAATTTATCGAATTACAAAATAACTTTGAAGCCTATTACTGTGTCGTAAACCAACATGCCATTACAGTAGCGCAAGATCCTGAGGAGTTACGTAAAAACACACGTTCACTAGCTGCCTTATATATTGCTTTAGGGATTGACCCAGAAAAAGCGACGATCTTTATTCAAAGCCAAGTACCGGCCCATGCACAAGCTGCTTGGATTGTTCAATGTAACACAGCCTTAGGTGAACTAGAGCGTATGACACAATTCAAAGATAAATCAGCTAAACAAGCATCTGTTTCAGCAGGTCTATTAACTTATCCACCATTAATGGTTGCAGACATCATTTTATACCAAACAGATTTAGTACCTGTGGGGGATGACCAAAAACAACACCTTGAATTAACAAGAAACTTTGTTGAACGCTTCAACAATCGTTATACAGGTAAGAAGGAAAGCCCAATTCTAACAATGCCTGAATTTTACGCACCTAAAGAGGGTGGCCGTATTATGAGCTTGCAAGAACCAACGAAGAAAATGAGTAAATCAGACGAAAACAAAAAATCATTCGTTTCATTATTGGATGATCCAAAAACAATTACGAAGAAAATTAAATCTGCAATGACAGATTCTTCTGGTGAAATTTCTTACGATAAAGAAAATAAAGCCGGCGTATCTAACTTGTTAACGATTTATTCTTCATTCGCCAACCGTCCAATTGATGACATCGTCGCTGAGTATCAAGGTGCTGGTTACGGTAAATTCAAACAAGACTTAGCGGATGTCGTGATTTCTATCCTTGAACCAATGCAAGAACGTCACGCAAAATTGATGGCTTCATCTGAATTAGATGACATTTTAGCAGATGGTGCCAAGAAAGCCAATGAAGTAGCCAATGAAACACTGGCTTCCATGGAGAAAGCAATCGGATTTAGATAA
- the spxA gene encoding transcriptional regulator SpxA — translation MVKLYISPSCTSCRKARAWLEEHEIPYTERNIFSEPLTEDEIKAILRMTEEGTEEIISTRSKAFQELNVDLDEIPLNDLFELIQNNPGLLRRPIILDDKRLQVGYNEDEIRRFLPRSVRKLELQQALASYEEQEAHAN, via the coding sequence ATGGTTAAATTATACATATCACCAAGTTGTACTTCATGTCGCAAAGCTCGAGCATGGTTAGAAGAACATGAAATTCCTTACACCGAAAGAAATATCTTTTCAGAACCATTAACAGAAGATGAAATCAAAGCCATCCTACGCATGACAGAGGAAGGTACTGAAGAAATCATTTCAACTCGATCAAAAGCATTCCAAGAATTAAATGTTGATCTTGATGAAATTCCGTTGAACGATTTATTTGAATTAATCCAAAATAATCCTGGTTTATTACGACGCCCTATTATTTTAGATGATAAACGTTTACAAGTTGGTTATAACGAAGATGAAATTCGTCGTTTCTTACCAAGAAGCGTTCGTAAACTTGAATTACAACAAGCGTTGGCCTCTTACGAAGAACAAGAAGCACACGCAAATTAA